From the genome of Terriglobales bacterium, one region includes:
- a CDS encoding ABC transporter substrate-binding protein, with translation MSESGTLQKTAVPEPIQSPYRIFRMPVLSQLGDFTPQRVVSLQPSITSTMERLGLLDRVVACTKYCADICPEVKEHGIAIIEDSWTADSEQIRAVNPDLVIASVPYQVEAVAEILKSGAQFLALAPHTLRDVYADIAAIAGIMNEPNRGHYLIREMQMEMERVRSRNAGGEHRPTVYCEEWGKPLIHSQPWVAELVEAAGGRFVGEAGKQTSVEIIQQFDPDIMIAAWCGAGDRVPLEKIIAQRGWELLRAPREGRVYCINDEYLNTPGPTLLAGLRALEAAISNREAPGLRRITAAVSAK, from the coding sequence ATGTCTGAATCTGGAACGCTTCAGAAAACTGCTGTTCCTGAACCGATACAATCACCTTATCGCATTTTCCGCATGCCAGTTCTCTCCCAGCTCGGCGACTTCACTCCACAGCGTGTGGTCTCACTGCAGCCTTCGATTACCTCTACAATGGAGCGCCTTGGGCTGCTGGATCGCGTGGTCGCTTGCACGAAGTATTGTGCTGACATCTGTCCGGAAGTGAAGGAACACGGAATCGCGATCATCGAAGATTCCTGGACCGCTGATTCCGAGCAGATTCGCGCAGTAAATCCCGATCTAGTTATAGCTTCGGTCCCCTACCAGGTCGAAGCAGTCGCAGAGATCCTCAAATCCGGCGCTCAGTTTCTCGCTTTGGCACCACACACGCTGCGCGATGTTTATGCCGACATCGCCGCGATTGCCGGCATCATGAACGAGCCGAATCGCGGACACTACTTGATCCGCGAGATGCAAATGGAGATGGAACGCGTTCGATCACGGAATGCGGGCGGCGAGCATCGACCGACTGTTTATTGTGAGGAGTGGGGTAAGCCGCTGATTCATTCGCAGCCTTGGGTTGCGGAGCTTGTGGAGGCCGCCGGTGGCCGATTTGTCGGCGAAGCGGGCAAACAAACTAGCGTAGAGATCATCCAGCAGTTCGATCCGGACATCATGATCGCCGCCTGGTGTGGCGCGGGCGATCGCGTGCCGCTGGAAAAGATCATCGCTCAGCGGGGATGGGAGTTGCTCAGGGCACCTCGCGAGGGCCGCGTTTACTGCATCAACGACGAGTACCTCAACACTCCCGGGCCAACTTTACTAGCCGGCTTGCGCGCGCTTGAAGCCGCTATTAGCAATCGCGAAGCTCCTGGATTGCGTCGCATCACTGCCGCCGTCTCGGCGAAATGA
- a CDS encoding (deoxy)nucleoside triphosphate pyrophosphohydrolase, which translates to MSSVKQVVAALIVRNDKLLICQRTKDQPMALKWEFPGGKIEPGEEQVAALRRELDEELGISATIGEKVASVQHQYKRGGAVELHFYRVREYEGEMENRIFEQIRWVDRQELPRFDFLDADRDIIRQLASGKLLQN; encoded by the coding sequence GTGTCGAGTGTGAAGCAGGTGGTAGCGGCACTCATCGTCCGCAATGACAAGCTACTGATCTGCCAGCGCACAAAAGATCAGCCGATGGCCCTGAAATGGGAATTTCCCGGGGGAAAGATTGAGCCCGGGGAAGAACAAGTCGCCGCGCTGCGCCGGGAACTGGATGAAGAATTGGGAATCTCGGCAACGATTGGGGAAAAGGTAGCGTCGGTGCAGCATCAATACAAGCGTGGCGGAGCGGTGGAGCTGCATTTTTATCGCGTACGAGAATATGAAGGCGAGATGGAGAACCGCATCTTCGAGCAGATCCGCTGGGTGGATCGCCAGGAACTTCCCCGCTTCGACTTCCTTGACGCCGACCGGGACATCATCCGGCAGCTGGCCAGCGGAAAACTGCTGCAAAACTGA